Genomic window (Spirochaetales bacterium):
TCCAATTGGCCTCCCATTGTTTTTTCAAAATCGGAGGTATGCCCAAATAGTTCCCCTGCATATGATGAGGCCATCCTTGCATTCCCCGGCATCATCGCCATAAGTGAAAATTTCGCATAATCGTCCCAGAAATACGGAGAAATATCGTTATAACAGCGTGAAAGGAAAACGGCCCTGTATTCTTTCCATGCTTCCACCGGAGAATTCGCATTGAAATAATGATTTGCCAGTATCCATCCCGGTCTGTAATCCTTCCCGTTCAGTGCCTTTGCCTTTTGTATTGTTTCTCCGACACTCTCGAAGAAATCCCCTATATCGAGGTTGTATTGATAATGCTCGAGTAGTGCCTTGAGAAGAAGAATCTCCATATTGCTTTTATACTTTTCTGCAAGCACACAAACCGTTTTATAAAAACGCTGGAGGAAAGCGGTAACCTCTTCTTTATCAACGTCGTATTTCCATTCCGGAGTCCAGCTTATTGTCATATACTCGTACTCGACAAGTTTGCTGCAGGACGACTTAATCGAATAAAATTCGGGCAGATATTGAAAATAAATGGCATTCGTGTTTCCGAAGCAAAATGGTAATACGAAAAAAACCACACCTGCCGAAAAAAGGATATGCAATCTTTTTTTCATCGTCATGCCATCAATAATACTGTATTCATCATCAGAAATCAATATCATTCATACTATCTGTTTTAATAATGAAAACAGTAAAGCAAAAAAATAGGCAAAATGAAATCATTTTGCCTATTCAAGGGGAACCCTTGCCTTGAAGAAACCTTACCTGCTATATCTTTTCAGGAGTAAGATCGACAGGTATCAAAAATCAAACACCCATGTGTACCACAAAACGGGAGAGTAAGGCGATAAAAAATCAGATGTCTCTGTCTTTTACCGTCTTCCTTTTATCGTCTTTTGCATTCTGAATAGCCTGATCACAAATCTCTCTCACTTTGTCTGAAAGAGCTTCTATTGCAGAAGCCGAGGTGTTGAACCCCCCCTTTTTCTTAATATAAGCCTTGACTTTTGATGTAACAACTAACACTTCCTTATTAGCCATTACTACCTCCATATAAAGTATTTGGCCCAATTATACTGGCATTTTGATGATTTAATCAAGAAAAAAAATAAAAATATTATAAAAAAGGGTGTGAAATAATAAAAAATCGTGAAAAATCGGCTTTTTCTGTACCTGTAAGGCATGAAACAACCTTATTTCTCCGTTTCAAGGTACGCGGCGACACCTTCGCAGTGCCCCGCACCGATAACAGCCAGAAAAGCCGCATCCGGCATTACCTGCTGCTGAAGCTTTATTTTCTCTGCCATATAACGGTTTCGCTCTTCAATCACGACTTTATAAAAACTCGGAAGAATATGTTTCATTCGTTCGTTTGCCTTTTTAATTAATTCGGGTGGTGGAACGTCATGCAGGTTAATGCCCTTGAACAGATCGCTATCGGGATGAAGGATATCGTCGACGGTCATGATAAACAGCTTTGGACCGATCGACAGAAACTCCTCTATAGTGAAAGCCTGTGAAAACCGCTGTAATGTCGTTTCCGCGGTCTGATCGATAAATACGAGTTTTTTATTATGCTGTTTCGCATAATTGACGGCGGTCAGCATATCGTGTCCCGGTTTCAGATTCAGAAGAAATGCAATAATCCGCTGTACCGCGGAAATAATAACTGAAAGCACAAAGCCTGGAATCCCGAGTCTGTCCACCATACGGGTCATCTCGTCCACGGAAAAGCCG
Coding sequences:
- a CDS encoding TraB/GumN family protein codes for the protein MKMTIGNVTLIGTSHVSEKSADEIKEYCDNNPVDIICVELDEKRYEQMMRGDVGFSVDEMTRMVDRLGIPGFVLSVIISAVQRIIAFLLNLKPGHDMLTAVNYAKQHNKKLVFIDQTAETTLQRFSQAFTIEEFLSIGPKLFIMTVDDILHPDSDLFKGINLHDVPPPELIKKANERMKHILPSFYKVVIEERNRYMAEKIKLQQQVMPDAAFLAVIGAGHCEGVAAYLETEK